TTAATCAGTTCGACATCAAAAATCAAAGTGGAATTCGCAGGAATTGGACCGATGGCACGGGCTCCATACCCATATTGTGGAGGGATGGTAAGTTTTCGTTTTCCACCTTCTTTCATTCCCACAATGCCTCGTTCCCAACCTTGGATGACTTGGCCTTGGCCTAATTGAAAACTAAATGGTTCACCACGATCCACAGAAGAATCAAAAACTTTTCCATTTGTTAATTTTCCTGTGTAATGAACCACAACAGTTGTTCCGCGAATGGCCTCTCGCCCTAACCCCTGTTTGGTGTCTTGAATGAGAAGTTCGTCTGCGAAAAGACTGGCTGATAAAAATAAAAATCCGAGTAAAATTGAAAACCGTTTCATAGTGCGATTATACTGTTTTTGCATACAACCAGGGAACTTCTTTTTGGTTCTTTTCCTCAAATTTTTGGATAAAATCGGCCTTTTGCAGAGTCAGCCCGATATCATCAAGTCCATTCAGAAGGCAATGTTTGCGAAAGGCATCGACTTCAAATGGGTATTTTTTTCCCTCTTCCGTCACCACCACTTGGTTTTCTAAATCAATTTCTAAGTTTGCACCCGGTTTTTTATCAATGGCCAAAAAGATTTCTTCCACTTGGCTTTCAGATAATACAATAGGCAACATTCCATTTTTAAAACAGTTATTGTAAAAAATATCTGCATAAGAAGGAGAAATGATCGAACGAAATCCATAGTCTTCTAAGGCCCAAGGAGCATGTTCTCTGGAAGATCCGCAACCAAAGTTATCTCTTGTGACCAGGATATTGGCACCTTTGTACCTCTCCGCATTGAGAACAAATTCAGGATTTGGTTTTTTCCCCGCATCATCCAAAAATCTCCAGTCATGGAATAGATGTTGCCCGAACCCTGATCTTTCAATTTTGCGAAGGAACTGTTTCGGAATGATTTGGTCAGTGTCTACGTTTGCCTTATCCAAAAGGGCAGCGATTCCTTTTAATTTTGTAAATGCTTTCATCTTATTTCCACTCCCGAATGTCTACGAAATGACCTTCCACTGCTACGGCTGCCGCCATTGCTGGACCAACCAAATGAGTTCTTCCACCCTTCCCTTGTCTTCCTTCAAAATTTCTGTTGGAAGTAGAGGCGCAACGATCACCCGGCGAAAGAACATCATCGTTCATAGCAAGGCACATGGAACAACCTGGGTTTCTCCATTGAAAGCCAGCTTCTAAAAAGATTTTGTCGAGTCCTTCTTGTTCTGCCTGACGTTTTACACGACCAGATCCAGGAACAATGATGGCTTCCACTTCTTTACTAACTTTTTTTCCTTTGATGGTTTCGGCCACAACACGTAAGTCTTCGATCCGAGAATTGGTGCATGAACCGATAAACACTTTATTCACTTTGACATCAGATAGTTTTTGGCCTGGCTTTAAATCCATATAGGCAAGAGCAGATTCTGCAGATTTTTTCTGCACTGGATCATTAAAATCTGTTGGTGCAGGAACAGTTGCTGTGACAGGAATCACTTGGCCAGGAGAAGTTCCCTAAGAAACCATGGGAGCAATTTCATTTGCGTTGAGTACTACTGTTTTATCAAAGGTTGCACCTGCATCTGTGGCATAAGCTCTCCACTTAGCAGCTGCTACATCAAAAGCATCCCCTTTGGGGGCAAAGTCTCTTCCCTTGATATAATTAATCGTTGTATCATCAGGTGAAATGAGTCCTGCACGAGCTCCCGCTTCAATTGCCATGTTACAAATGGTCATACGTCCTTCCATACTAAGAGAACGAATGGCCTCTCCAGTAAACTCAATCACGTAACCGGTTGCTCCATCCGTTCCAATTTTACCGATGATAGCAAGAACAATGTCTTTTGCAGAAACAAGAGGAGACAGTTTCCCATCCACGCGGATTTCTAAGGTTTTTGGTTTTTTTTGCACCAGGGTTTGAGTCGCAAGAACATGCTCTACTTCGGACGTTCCGATCCCAAATGCCAATGCACCAAAAGCACCATGAGTGGCTGTGTGAGAATCCCCACATACAATGGTCATCCCTGGATGGGTGAGACCTAATTCCGGTGCCACCACATGGACAATTCCATTGTCAGGATGGTTGATATCAAATAATGTAATTCCATTTTCTTTACAATTGTCCATCAGCGTTTGCATTTGAAGGACAGAGATTGGATCCACAGATTTCCAATCACGAGTTCGTGTTGATACGTTGTGGTCCATCGTTGCAAAGGTTGCATCTGGACGGCGCACTTTTCTATTTGTTAATTTTAAACTTTCGAATGCCTGCGGGCTTGTCACCTCATGGACAAGGTGTCTATCAATATAAATAAGGCAGGTTCCATCTTCCTCGTGGACCAAATGGTCATTCCAAATCTTCTCAAACATGGTTTTCATAACTAGACTCCCCACTTCCAGTCATAACTCGGACATGGGGTAGTGTGTCCAGGGAATTTGAAAAAATAGAGGAGTTCTAAGGGGTTTGGATCGTGGCTCCGTCAACGTAGGTTCCAGAAAGTCCGCTGCAATGAGTTGCCGCAGTCCCCCCACCGCCACCAGTTTTGGGAGCAGTATAAACTCCTATGATATAACCAACTCCAGACTGAGTCACTTTGCAAGAACCAACGGCACTAGTCTCTGTACATTTGGCAGACTGTTTGGTTCCAGAAAGACAACTTGTTAAATACCCATAATAATTCTGGCAAACACCTGATCCCAAGTCGCAAGCAAATTTAAAAGTTTTGGTGGAACCACCATTCAATAGATCGGATAAGTCAGAATCAGAGATGGTTTGCACAGGAGTACCATCGGTTAACACAGTCAAAGGATTGGCAGTTCCACTTTCTTTTTGGTATAAGTAAATCAAATAACTACCAGCCTTAGTAAAAGTGATCACTGTGGC
This genomic stretch from Leptospira meyeri harbors:
- the leuD gene encoding 3-isopropylmalate dehydratase small subunit, coding for MKAFTKLKGIAALLDKANVDTDQIIPKQFLRKIERSGFGQHLFHDWRFLDDAGKKPNPEFVLNAERYKGANILVTRDNFGCGSSREHAPWALEDYGFRSIISPSYADIFYNNCFKNGMLPIVLSESQVEEIFLAIDKKPGANLEIDLENQVVVTEEGKKYPFEVDAFRKHCLLNGLDDIGLTLQKADFIQKFEEKNQKEVPWLYAKTV
- a CDS encoding FKBP-type peptidyl-prolyl cis-trans isomerase, encoding MKRFSILLGFLFLSASLFADELLIQDTKQGLGREAIRGTTVVVHYTGKLTNGKVFDSSVDRGEPFSFQLGQGQVIQGWERGIVGMKEGGKRKLTIPPQYGYGARAIGPIPANSTLIFDVELIKVK